One Paraburkholderia aromaticivorans DNA segment encodes these proteins:
- a CDS encoding ParB-like protein, with amino-acid sequence MSIEQLRPLQATVGLLEVDAKRKCLVATGATALKEFLKSAPIPTVIGKHDRHYVIDHHHLARALWDGGITKAFATVVEDLSRLPEGKFWDAVIERRWVHPYDERGILRAMSAIPDEVYGLPDDPYRSLAAFVRDAGGYLKTPEPFADFQWAAFYRTRIPMWANEFQFDAAVDQGVHLAWSLDARMLPGFKTRREVR; translated from the coding sequence GTGAGTATCGAACAGCTACGGCCGCTGCAAGCAACGGTTGGATTGCTCGAGGTCGATGCGAAACGAAAGTGCCTTGTAGCGACGGGTGCAACGGCGCTGAAGGAATTCCTGAAGAGCGCACCTATTCCCACGGTGATTGGCAAACATGACAGGCACTACGTCATCGACCATCATCATCTCGCGCGCGCCCTCTGGGACGGCGGCATCACAAAGGCATTCGCCACAGTTGTGGAGGACCTGTCGCGACTCCCCGAGGGAAAGTTCTGGGACGCGGTTATCGAGCGACGGTGGGTACACCCCTACGACGAGCGAGGCATCCTCCGGGCAATGTCCGCAATTCCCGACGAAGTCTATGGCCTCCCCGACGACCCCTACCGTAGTCTGGCAGCCTTTGTGCGCGATGCGGGCGGCTACCTGAAAACGCCTGAACCCTTTGCCGATTTTCAGTGGGCTGCGTTCTATCGAACGCGTATCCCGATGTGGGCGAATGAATTCCAGTTCGATGCGGCTGTCGATCAGGGCGTCCACCTCGCATGGAGCCTCGACGCGCGGATGCTTCCGGGCTTCAAGACTCGCCGGGAAGTCCGGTGA